CAGGCCAGGCGGGCCCAATCCCAAGGCGCTGATTATGTTGTAGTAGGCCCTATCTACCCAACGCCGTCCGGCGGAAAGTCGGGTCTAGTGGGGGTGGACGGGCTGCGGAGAATCAAGGGGGCGGTTTCGTTGCCTGTCATAGCCAGCGGCGGTATCGGCCTGAGCAACATGGGAGAGGTGCTGGAGGCGGGAGTTGATGGCATAGCGGTGATCAGCGCTGATTTGGGGGTGCAGAACACAGAACAGGCAACCCGAGTTCTGGCGGACAGGCTGGAGCAACTTTCCTCGAAGGGGGCATGATTATGAATAAATCTACTGGTAGCCTGGAAGAGGTCGCTCAGAGAATCAGGTCGAGTTTTGCTGCCAAGGATGCCGCTCGGGAGAAGGCGCTGCGGCTCTGCCGGGAGGCGATTCGTCACAGCGCTAATGCCATCCGTGCTGTTCATCGCGGCGAGTTTGATGACACTCGCTCTTCTCTGGACATGGCCCGCAGGGTTCTGGAGGAGGCGGCCGAAGCTCTGGATGGGTACCCGGAACTTCTTCATAGCGGCTTTCTGCATGATTCTCAGAAAGAATACGCTGAAGGGTGCATCACTCTGGCCCTGGCTTTGAATGAGAAGTTGCCTGAACCTGAGACTTTGGGTGTGGGCTACCCCGCCTATCTTCATGGCATGGCTGAAGCAACAGGGGAGATGCGTCGCTATCTGCTGGACACCATAAGAAGAGGCGACCTATCGCGCTGCGAAGAGGTCCTATCCTCCATGGACGACATCTACGGTGTTCTGG
This genomic interval from Chloroflexota bacterium contains the following:
- a CDS encoding haloacid dehalogenase, with translation MNKSTGSLEEVAQRIRSSFAAKDAAREKALRLCREAIRHSANAIRAVHRGEFDDTRSSLDMARRVLEEAAEALDGYPELLHSGFLHDSQKEYAEGCITLALALNEKLPEPETLGVGYPAYLHGMAEATGEMRRYLLDTIRRGDLSRCEEVLSSMDDIYGVLVTMDFPDALTFGLRRATDVVRGILEKTRGDLTLTIRQRELEQKLSRLG